In one window of Posidoniimonas corsicana DNA:
- a CDS encoding glycoside hydrolase family protein, whose amino-acid sequence MQRRQFLQAATIAAITSSGSQALARTTTEQPPRIESDFCKRLQPLGRILELEGYFVWCNTPIYGPDGRVHVFYSRWPKGRGMGGWLNACEIAHAVADQPEGPYETLDVAVAPRPGNWDATTCHNPHIQQVDDKYCLFYMGNRNGRTNTKRVGLAIADSLDGPWRRADEPLLLPGDEGAWDDHCTTNPSFIRAADGRCLLYYKGWNDKDYVTGKPPIRGNRMYGLAVADSVEGPYRKHPGNPLVDFSGLGENQQCEDAYVWLEDGRYKMIARDMGVFDHEVGLYMESDDGVQWSPPKVGYYPLKHYVDQPPAPRGLRRYGRLERPQLLMRDGRPTHLFSSSQGGEQQTASGFVFALA is encoded by the coding sequence ATGCAGCGTAGGCAGTTTCTTCAGGCGGCGACCATCGCCGCCATCACTTCATCAGGGAGCCAGGCTCTCGCCCGCACGACGACCGAGCAGCCCCCGCGTATCGAGTCCGATTTTTGCAAGCGTTTGCAGCCGTTGGGTCGGATCCTCGAGCTGGAGGGCTACTTCGTCTGGTGCAATACGCCCATCTACGGCCCGGACGGCAGGGTGCACGTCTTCTACTCGCGCTGGCCGAAAGGCCGCGGGATGGGTGGTTGGCTCAACGCGTGCGAGATCGCCCATGCGGTCGCGGACCAGCCGGAGGGCCCGTACGAGACGCTCGACGTGGCCGTCGCCCCGCGCCCCGGCAACTGGGACGCGACCACCTGCCACAACCCCCACATCCAGCAGGTCGACGACAAGTACTGCCTGTTCTACATGGGCAATCGAAACGGTCGCACCAACACCAAGCGGGTGGGGCTGGCGATTGCCGACTCGCTCGACGGCCCGTGGCGTCGCGCGGACGAGCCGCTGCTGCTGCCCGGCGACGAGGGCGCCTGGGACGACCACTGCACGACCAACCCCTCGTTCATCCGCGCGGCCGACGGCCGCTGCCTGCTTTACTACAAGGGGTGGAACGACAAGGACTACGTCACGGGCAAGCCGCCGATCCGCGGGAATCGTATGTACGGGCTGGCGGTCGCCGACAGCGTCGAGGGCCCGTACCGCAAGCACCCGGGCAACCCCCTGGTCGATTTCTCAGGCCTGGGCGAGAACCAACAGTGCGAGGACGCGTACGTCTGGCTCGAGGACGGGCGCTACAAGATGATCGCCCGCGACATGGGCGTGTTCGATCACGAGGTCGGCCTGTACATGGAGTCGGACGACGGCGTGCAGTGGTCCCCGCCAAAGGTTGGGTACTACCCTCTGAAGCACTACGTCGACCAGCCCCCCGCCCCCCGCGGACTGCGACGCTACGGGCGGCTGGAGCGTCCCCAGTTGCTGATGCGCGACGGCCGCCCCACGCACCTGTTTTCGTCGTCTCAAGGCGGCGAGCAGCAGACAGCATCCGGATTTGTGTTCGCCTTGGCATAG
- a CDS encoding PQQ-dependent sugar dehydrogenase, with protein MKRLSAVITALALSPALAQAQVDDPILPGITVEIANVLRLPDTRGMGPEDGRSGNNYARINFLQEIDDNPNDWFINDLRGQVYRVEPSTGSITEYLDVGDEFSRFIIGPGGLSTGLIAITPHPEFASNGKFYTIHEESASGNPATPDFQAAANAGNLNNGQHGVVTEWTASDPTASVFSGTHRELIRVAQPAGNLHNLGDIGFDPLLSPGDEGYGLMYLAGGDGGYDAAGKGSRQAQRLDSVFGKLLRIDPDGDNSSNGQYGVPSDNPFANDGDSDTLAEIYAYGFRNQHRISWDLQTGVMIGTDIGESRTEEVNFPKIGGNYGWSEYEGVLHRDGSPITRDDDTSEFEWPVAKYDHGDGFAIAGGFVYRGTLVPELTGKFIYGDIVNGRIYYSDLDEMLAADADGSFSTSADVYELFLTQDGESVSIASLVTEERGGELPNNRVDLRFGQTSDGEFYLTTKQDGWVRQLTSASMAGDYNRDGVVDAADYTLWRDTLGQAGSAPAADGDGDKVVTLADYDVWRNAYGQSGAAPTTAAPEPAAALLCLAALGLPLARRGRGR; from the coding sequence TTGAAACGCCTGTCCGCGGTTATCACCGCCCTCGCCTTGTCCCCCGCCCTGGCCCAGGCCCAGGTGGACGATCCAATCCTGCCCGGCATCACGGTCGAGATCGCCAACGTTCTGCGTCTGCCAGACACCAGGGGCATGGGCCCCGAGGACGGCCGTTCCGGAAACAACTACGCCCGGATCAACTTCCTGCAGGAGATCGACGACAACCCCAACGACTGGTTCATCAACGACCTGCGCGGCCAGGTCTACCGGGTCGAGCCGTCGACCGGGTCGATCACCGAGTACCTGGATGTGGGCGACGAGTTCTCGCGGTTTATCATCGGGCCGGGCGGGCTCTCGACCGGGCTGATCGCGATCACACCGCACCCGGAGTTCGCCTCCAACGGCAAGTTCTACACGATCCACGAGGAGTCGGCCTCCGGGAACCCGGCCACGCCGGACTTCCAGGCGGCGGCCAACGCAGGGAACCTGAACAACGGGCAGCATGGCGTGGTTACCGAGTGGACCGCCTCCGACCCGACGGCCAGCGTCTTTAGCGGCACGCACCGCGAGCTGATCAGGGTGGCTCAGCCCGCCGGCAACCTGCACAACCTTGGCGATATCGGCTTCGACCCGCTGCTGTCGCCGGGCGACGAAGGCTATGGGCTGATGTACCTGGCCGGCGGCGACGGCGGCTACGACGCGGCTGGCAAGGGCAGCCGCCAGGCGCAGCGGCTCGACTCGGTCTTCGGAAAGCTGCTGCGGATCGACCCGGACGGCGACAACAGCTCCAACGGGCAGTACGGCGTCCCGTCGGACAACCCGTTCGCCAACGACGGCGATTCTGACACCCTGGCCGAGATCTACGCCTACGGATTCCGAAATCAGCACCGCATCAGCTGGGACCTGCAGACTGGCGTTATGATCGGGACCGACATCGGCGAGAGCCGCACCGAAGAGGTCAACTTCCCCAAGATTGGCGGCAACTACGGCTGGAGCGAGTACGAGGGAGTCTTGCATCGGGACGGCTCCCCGATTACGCGGGACGACGACACCTCCGAGTTCGAATGGCCGGTCGCCAAGTACGACCACGGCGACGGGTTCGCCATCGCGGGCGGATTCGTCTACCGGGGAACCCTGGTCCCAGAGTTAACGGGAAAGTTCATCTACGGCGACATCGTCAACGGCCGCATCTACTACAGCGACCTGGACGAGATGCTGGCCGCCGACGCCGATGGCAGCTTCTCGACCTCCGCTGACGTTTACGAGCTCTTCCTCACCCAGGACGGCGAGTCGGTCTCGATCGCCAGCCTGGTCACCGAGGAGCGGGGCGGAGAGCTGCCGAACAACCGGGTTGACCTTCGCTTCGGTCAGACCTCCGACGGCGAGTTCTACCTGACCACCAAGCAGGACGGCTGGGTGCGGCAGCTGACGTCGGCGTCAATGGCGGGCGACTACAACCGCGACGGCGTCGTTGACGCGGCGGACTACACCCTGTGGCGGGACACGCTCGGCCAGGCGGGCAGCGCCCCGGCCGCCGACGGCGATGGCGACAAGGTCGTGACGCTCGCCGATTACGATGTCTGGCGCAACGCCTACGGCCAATCGGGCGCCGCCCCAACGACGGCCGCCCCGGAGCCCGCGGCCGCCCTGCTCTGCCTGGCGGCGCTCGGCCTGCCGCTAGCCCGCCGAGGCCGGGGGCGGTAA
- a CDS encoding matrixin family metalloprotease produces the protein MPPPSYLPRLLIAAAAALQATHGWAYVPDERWSFAASGPAGVEGDPVTLTWSFVDDGASISDGESSNLISYLDDQFNVQSPTDDLTDRPWFTLFERSFDRWSELGGVTFQYEAHDDGQQLGSGSGALGVRGDIRIGGKHVDGPNGTLAYTWLPNNGDMVIDTGETAFYSNPSNDYRQFRNTVMHEVGHALGLLHVESDDSRLLLEPYITTTFDGPQLDDIRGLHALYGDAYEKTYNGQGNGAYTRATPLGKLVPGGELAVGSDAAGNQSVDPLETDFVSIANNSDRDFFSFTVDAPATLDATLTPLGGVFNQAAQGGVQSTFDANARNDLRLAIFAPNGMTPIAVVDAADAGGVESLSGFALDSPGQYYARVMGGDDNVQFYELRLSAAAPLLVLAGDYNGDGVVDAADYTVWRDSLGQSGQSLAADGNGDLLVDSADYGLWRSNFGESAATVGLAENAPEPAAVLLLASGGLACLRRRR, from the coding sequence ATGCCGCCTCCCTCCTACCTACCTCGTCTGCTGATCGCGGCTGCCGCGGCGCTGCAGGCAACGCACGGCTGGGCGTACGTGCCTGACGAGCGGTGGTCGTTCGCCGCGTCGGGCCCGGCCGGCGTCGAGGGCGACCCGGTCACGCTCACCTGGAGCTTCGTCGACGACGGCGCCAGCATCTCCGATGGCGAGTCGTCGAACCTGATCTCGTACCTCGACGACCAGTTCAACGTTCAGTCGCCGACCGACGACCTCACTGATCGGCCGTGGTTTACGCTCTTCGAGCGGTCGTTTGACCGCTGGTCGGAGTTGGGCGGCGTGACCTTTCAGTACGAAGCCCACGACGACGGCCAGCAGCTGGGCTCGGGCAGCGGCGCCCTGGGCGTGCGGGGCGACATCCGCATCGGCGGCAAGCACGTCGACGGGCCCAACGGGACGCTGGCCTACACGTGGCTGCCAAACAACGGCGACATGGTGATCGACACCGGCGAGACCGCCTTCTACTCCAATCCCTCGAACGACTACCGGCAGTTCCGCAACACCGTGATGCACGAGGTCGGGCACGCGTTGGGGTTGCTGCACGTCGAATCCGACGACTCACGCCTGCTCCTCGAGCCGTACATCACCACCACCTTCGACGGCCCGCAGCTAGACGACATCCGCGGGCTGCACGCCCTGTACGGCGACGCCTACGAGAAGACCTACAACGGCCAAGGCAACGGCGCCTACACCCGGGCGACGCCGCTCGGCAAACTAGTACCCGGCGGCGAGCTGGCGGTTGGATCCGACGCGGCAGGCAACCAGTCGGTTGACCCGCTGGAGACCGACTTCGTCAGCATCGCGAACAACTCCGACCGAGACTTCTTCTCGTTCACGGTCGACGCGCCCGCCACGCTCGACGCCACGCTCACGCCGCTGGGCGGGGTGTTCAACCAGGCTGCCCAAGGTGGCGTGCAGAGCACGTTTGACGCCAACGCCCGAAACGACCTGCGGCTGGCGATCTTCGCGCCCAACGGCATGACGCCGATCGCCGTTGTCGACGCGGCCGACGCCGGCGGCGTCGAGTCGCTCAGCGGCTTCGCCCTCGACTCGCCCGGCCAGTACTACGCCCGTGTGATGGGGGGGGACGACAACGTGCAGTTCTACGAGCTGAGGCTGTCGGCCGCGGCGCCGCTGCTGGTGCTCGCCGGCGACTACAACGGCGATGGGGTGGTCGACGCCGCCGACTACACCGTGTGGCGGGACTCACTCGGGCAGTCGGGCCAGAGCCTGGCGGCGGACGGCAACGGCGACCTGCTCGTCGATTCAGCCGACTACGGCCTCTGGCGATCCAACTTTGGGGAGTCGGCGGCCACGGTCGGGCTTGCCGAGAACGCCCCAGAGCCAGCGGCGGTCCTGCTGCTGGCGTCCGGCGGCCTGGCCTGCCTGCGGCGCCGCCGCTGA
- a CDS encoding PDZ domain-containing protein: MSRSVLLIVALAATPVLAQGPRITTYGPESLEHLKRSTLSQLLPPSLHAAAGIATPVNRVELNWGLKFDAMPELYQRLPELQDGAGLYVSEVRAGSPAEAAGIRAGHVVLQVNGQIATDPAKVGPLDRPADLILLTGAGPHKVTLQPRVALPTSSRVGGMWQTTGPRSASASSSVGRSPVTAFASSMTNGLYKIEAVVQTADGPQKVNLAGAAGEVQKQLDALSPEVAAALRAQM, from the coding sequence ATGTCCCGTTCCGTGCTGCTGATTGTCGCCCTCGCCGCCACCCCCGTCCTGGCCCAGGGCCCCCGCATCACCACCTACGGCCCCGAGAGCCTCGAGCACCTGAAACGTTCGACCCTCAGCCAGCTGCTGCCGCCCTCGCTGCACGCCGCGGCGGGGATCGCCACGCCGGTCAACCGGGTTGAATTGAACTGGGGGCTCAAATTCGACGCGATGCCGGAGCTCTACCAGCGGCTGCCCGAGCTGCAGGACGGCGCCGGCCTGTACGTCAGCGAGGTCCGGGCCGGCAGCCCCGCCGAGGCGGCCGGCATCCGCGCCGGGCACGTGGTGCTGCAGGTAAACGGCCAGATTGCGACCGACCCGGCCAAGGTCGGGCCGCTCGACCGGCCCGCTGACCTGATCCTGCTGACCGGGGCCGGCCCGCACAAGGTCACGCTCCAGCCGCGGGTCGCGCTGCCGACCAGCAGCCGCGTCGGCGGCATGTGGCAGACGACCGGCCCGCGATCGGCCAGCGCTTCGTCGTCGGTGGGCCGCTCGCCTGTGACCGCCTTCGCGTCGAGCATGACGAACGGGCTGTACAAGATCGAAGCCGTGGTGCAGACGGCCGACGGCCCGCAGAAGGTGAACCTGGCGGGCGCCGCCGGCGAGGTGCAGAAGCAGCTCGACGCCCTGTCTCCCGAAGTCGCCGCCGCCCTCCGGGCCCAGATGTAG
- a CDS encoding RNA polymerase sigma factor — MGDVTVNHIGGLYDGDEESLAWLCENFLPSVEAYSRRKIGKFRKVADEEDIAAQAIYIFWQGIREGRFTDVETRDDLRKILCGIAFRTAQGHVRQQMAQKRGGAGLRGESMFAQQRDAGGPGLDGFEGGAPQASGESMNAVLAQCEDLLKSLDELDRKIAVLKFEGHTHAEIAEMLDYSTGHIERRVSKIKQVWMERETYFRSRGE; from the coding sequence ATGGGCGACGTCACGGTCAATCACATCGGCGGCCTCTACGACGGCGACGAGGAGTCCCTCGCCTGGCTCTGCGAGAACTTCCTCCCCTCCGTCGAGGCCTACAGCCGCCGCAAGATCGGCAAGTTCCGCAAGGTGGCCGACGAGGAGGACATCGCGGCCCAGGCGATCTACATCTTCTGGCAGGGGATCCGCGAGGGGCGTTTCACCGACGTCGAAACCCGCGACGATCTCCGCAAGATCCTCTGCGGCATCGCGTTCCGCACCGCCCAGGGGCACGTGCGTCAGCAGATGGCCCAGAAGCGCGGCGGCGCGGGGCTCCGCGGCGAGTCGATGTTCGCCCAGCAACGCGACGCCGGCGGGCCCGGGCTCGACGGGTTCGAGGGCGGCGCGCCGCAGGCGTCGGGCGAGTCGATGAACGCGGTGCTCGCCCAGTGCGAGGACCTGCTCAAATCGCTCGACGAGCTCGACCGCAAAATCGCTGTGCTGAAGTTCGAGGGCCACACGCACGCCGAGATCGCCGAGATGCTCGACTACTCCACCGGCCACATCGAGCGCCGCGTGTCGAAGATCAAGCAGGTCTGGATGGAACGCGAAACCTACTTCCGCTCCCGCGGCGAGTGA
- a CDS encoding bile acid:sodium symporter, whose amino-acid sequence MPPTEAPPAAAGPLARTAEVVHDYFLGLLAACYALALLAPGPGAWLRSVELGARGAAGGVSLSQVLLAGLLAIAGVGIDPTRVRESLLRPLTLGGALVVKLVLPIIVVSVIAWLASFWAGWLPAEMLLGLAIVAAMPAAASCPAWTQASAGDVALALGVVVGSTLLGPWAAQFWLPGFAQAAGADPNIAHGISRAVLGSYFLLWVLLPSALGVAARVLLGPDRIARVRPALRLAGSGLLLLLIYAFAAAALSLVEVRHAGERLATALSLAGALCAAAFLAGWLLARSTRASGPTSAALVYSVGMHNNGVALLLADTVLPRESAVFLPIICYALVQHGLAGIVDALFTRAQHAAGGAPATAAPEQ is encoded by the coding sequence GTGCCGCCCACCGAAGCTCCTCCCGCAGCCGCCGGCCCCCTGGCCCGCACCGCCGAGGTCGTCCACGACTACTTCCTCGGCCTGCTGGCCGCGTGCTACGCGCTGGCGCTGCTCGCGCCCGGCCCGGGCGCGTGGCTCCGCAGCGTGGAGCTTGGCGCCCGCGGCGCCGCGGGCGGGGTGTCGTTGTCGCAGGTGCTGCTGGCTGGGCTGCTGGCGATCGCCGGCGTCGGGATCGACCCAACGCGGGTCCGCGAGTCGCTGCTCCGCCCGCTGACGCTGGGCGGCGCGCTGGTGGTCAAGCTGGTGCTGCCGATCATTGTGGTGTCGGTGATCGCGTGGTTGGCTTCGTTCTGGGCGGGCTGGCTGCCGGCCGAGATGCTGCTCGGCCTGGCGATCGTCGCCGCGATGCCGGCCGCGGCGAGCTGCCCCGCGTGGACGCAGGCCTCCGCGGGCGATGTGGCGCTTGCGCTCGGCGTGGTGGTCGGCTCGACGCTGCTGGGGCCCTGGGCCGCGCAGTTCTGGCTGCCCGGCTTCGCCCAGGCGGCCGGCGCTGACCCCAACATCGCCCACGGGATCAGCCGCGCCGTGCTGGGCAGTTACTTTCTGCTGTGGGTGCTGCTGCCATCGGCGCTGGGCGTGGCTGCGCGGGTGCTGCTCGGCCCCGACCGGATCGCCCGCGTCCGCCCCGCCCTGCGGCTGGCGGGCAGCGGGTTGCTGCTCCTGTTGATCTACGCGTTCGCGGCGGCCGCGTTGTCGCTGGTCGAGGTCCGGCACGCGGGCGAGCGCCTCGCCACGGCGCTCTCGCTCGCCGGCGCGCTGTGCGCGGCGGCTTTCTTGGCCGGTTGGCTGCTGGCGCGGTCCACCCGGGCGTCCGGGCCCACCTCGGCCGCGCTGGTGTACAGCGTCGGCATGCACAACAACGGGGTCGCGTTGCTGCTGGCCGACACGGTGCTGCCGCGCGAGTCGGCCGTTTTTCTGCCGATCATCTGCTACGCCCTCGTGCAGCACGGCCTGGCCGGGATCGTGGACGCGCTGTTCACCCGCGCGCAGCACGCCGCGGGCGGTGCGCCGGCTACGGCCGCTCCTGAACAATAA
- a CDS encoding protein kinase domain-containing protein: MATSDQLLELVDQWADAYDRGEEVTPEELCRDCPDLLPQLIQQVAMLRAMDARVDGVAGPDPDDPLYGSLSAETQLDELRLLAKGGLGIVFAAEDQQLGRRVAVKFLQEDHAHDPLSRRQFLLEAEVTSRLEHPGVAPVYCAGAVEDGRPFYAMRLIEGQTLDQAIDAFHQAHPNGMYDEQSSELRTLLQRFITVCKTIAYAHNRGILHRDIKPSNVMLGRYGETLVVDWGLAMAVGREAEFKLADERTLLPQVTSDSASSDSMAGTPAYMSPEQMSGATTLQPASDIYSLGATLYRLLTDHHPIEASDLADLRQRAIRGDIPKPTRHAPALSKPLEAVCMKALATEPADRYRTALRLAEDLEHHLADEPVSAYRESFSYVAARWVKRHLRVVQTAAAALVTLLLLTTLFSAWQSSTAQRANAARREGLVSRATLAAGALASELDRRLLVLEGAARDQRLIDAVRAARAAPEDREKWAVVNTWLINQRDYWTEQRRLKSYCWFVALNDGRGTQIARAPQIEASTGEPYKSLGRSYARREYFHGQGPIYQADETDGIQPTSRPLITAPFQGTNLEPVLAFSTPIHDPSSADGEPAVIGVLGMAVEVFDITNLDAKLGDGQALTIAHTRLDFFDKEQTRRGLVMQHNYFHREDHAFAPYWLGEEVLDHIGATKGEPLLMADYHDCLAAVDPALTGSWLAAAGPVLLPSRDDATRDSGWCVIVQERP; encoded by the coding sequence ATGGCTACCAGCGACCAGCTCTTGGAACTCGTCGACCAGTGGGCCGACGCCTACGACCGGGGCGAGGAGGTCACCCCCGAGGAGCTGTGCCGCGACTGCCCCGACCTGCTGCCCCAGCTGATCCAGCAGGTGGCGATGCTGCGGGCGATGGACGCCCGCGTCGACGGCGTGGCCGGCCCGGACCCGGACGACCCGCTGTACGGCAGCCTGAGCGCCGAGACGCAGCTCGACGAGCTGCGGTTGCTGGCCAAGGGCGGGCTGGGGATTGTGTTCGCGGCCGAGGACCAGCAGCTGGGCCGCCGCGTGGCGGTGAAGTTCCTGCAGGAGGACCACGCGCACGACCCGCTGTCGCGGCGGCAGTTCCTGCTCGAGGCCGAGGTCACCAGCAGGCTGGAGCACCCGGGCGTGGCGCCGGTGTACTGCGCCGGCGCAGTGGAAGACGGCCGGCCGTTCTACGCGATGCGGCTGATTGAGGGTCAGACGCTCGACCAGGCGATCGACGCGTTCCACCAAGCGCACCCCAACGGCATGTACGACGAGCAGAGCAGCGAGCTGCGGACGCTGCTGCAGCGGTTCATCACGGTTTGCAAGACCATCGCGTACGCGCACAACCGGGGCATCCTGCACCGCGACATCAAACCCTCGAACGTGATGCTGGGCCGCTACGGCGAGACGCTGGTCGTGGACTGGGGCCTGGCGATGGCCGTGGGGCGGGAGGCCGAGTTCAAGCTGGCCGACGAGCGGACGCTGCTGCCGCAGGTCACGAGCGACTCGGCCAGCAGCGACAGCATGGCCGGCACGCCCGCGTACATGAGCCCGGAGCAGATGTCCGGCGCCACGACGCTGCAGCCGGCGAGCGACATCTACTCGCTGGGCGCGACGCTCTACCGGCTGCTGACCGACCACCACCCGATCGAGGCCAGCGACCTGGCCGACCTGCGGCAGCGGGCGATCCGCGGCGACATCCCCAAGCCAACCAGGCACGCGCCGGCGCTTTCCAAGCCGCTCGAGGCAGTTTGTATGAAGGCGCTGGCCACCGAGCCCGCCGACCGCTACCGCACGGCGCTCCGCCTGGCCGAGGACCTGGAGCACCACCTGGCCGACGAGCCGGTGTCGGCCTACCGGGAGTCGTTCAGCTACGTGGCGGCCCGCTGGGTGAAGCGCCACCTGCGGGTGGTGCAGACCGCGGCCGCGGCATTGGTGACGCTGCTTCTGCTGACCACCCTGTTCTCGGCGTGGCAGTCGAGCACCGCGCAGCGGGCGAACGCCGCGCGGCGGGAGGGCCTGGTGTCGCGGGCGACGCTGGCCGCCGGCGCGCTGGCGTCGGAGCTAGACCGGCGGCTGCTGGTGCTGGAGGGCGCGGCGCGGGACCAGCGGCTGATCGACGCGGTCCGCGCCGCCCGCGCGGCGCCCGAGGACCGCGAGAAGTGGGCAGTGGTCAACACTTGGCTCATCAACCAGCGGGACTACTGGACCGAACAGCGGCGGCTGAAGTCGTACTGCTGGTTTGTCGCCCTGAACGACGGCCGAGGCACGCAGATCGCCCGGGCGCCGCAAATCGAAGCGTCGACCGGCGAGCCGTACAAGTCGCTGGGCCGGTCGTACGCGCGGCGCGAGTACTTCCACGGGCAGGGGCCGATCTACCAGGCCGACGAGACCGACGGCATCCAGCCGACTTCCAGACCGTTGATCACGGCCCCGTTCCAGGGAACCAACCTCGAGCCGGTGCTAGCGTTCTCCACCCCGATCCACGACCCCTCCTCGGCGGACGGAGAGCCCGCGGTGATCGGCGTACTGGGGATGGCGGTCGAGGTGTTCGACATCACCAACCTGGACGCCAAGCTTGGCGACGGCCAAGCGCTCACCATCGCGCACACCCGGCTGGACTTCTTTGACAAGGAGCAGACGCGGCGGGGTCTGGTAATGCAGCACAACTACTTCCACCGGGAAGACCACGCGTTTGCGCCGTACTGGCTCGGCGAAGAGGTTCTCGATCATATTGGGGCCACTAAAGGTGAACCGCTGCTGATGGCCGACTACCACGACTGCCTGGCCGCCGTGGACCCGGCGCTCACCGGCAGCTGGCTGGCCGCAGCAGGGCCGGTGCTGCTGCCGTCGCGCGACGACGCGACGCGGGACTCCGGCTGGTGCGTTATTGTTCAGGAGCGGCCGTAG
- a CDS encoding DUF1963 domain-containing protein, protein MDLTTLLRQIGRPCTAFDVGGFRPTNDIEESWLGRVTHYAADETAPTDKHGEPMLELGQFYLPVMPFVPASLAGTTLLTAFISPNLEGDSDLMDGCWEIREYRSHAGLVRRSSEKTATGLKPLPLRSYLVDADHPVWDGGGLTAEQEDAFIALEREGAIADYFDVTSHIYGHKFGGYPSFCQSGVDLHPFEFVFQVSSDPKIQLNVIDNGSLTFWRHPELGTWKLYYDFY, encoded by the coding sequence ATGGATCTTACAACGCTTCTCCGGCAGATAGGCCGCCCTTGCACGGCCTTCGACGTGGGTGGGTTTCGCCCGACGAACGACATCGAAGAGTCATGGCTGGGTCGGGTAACCCACTACGCGGCGGACGAAACGGCGCCGACAGACAAGCACGGGGAACCGATGCTCGAACTGGGGCAATTCTACCTACCAGTAATGCCGTTCGTCCCGGCTTCGCTCGCTGGGACGACGCTTCTGACAGCCTTCATCTCACCGAACCTCGAAGGCGACAGCGACCTCATGGACGGCTGCTGGGAGATCCGAGAATACCGCAGCCATGCAGGCCTCGTCCGTAGATCGTCTGAGAAGACAGCTACGGGGCTGAAGCCGCTCCCCCTACGCAGCTATCTTGTCGATGCCGACCACCCCGTCTGGGACGGCGGCGGCCTGACCGCGGAACAGGAGGACGCATTCATTGCGCTGGAGCGGGAAGGAGCGATTGCAGATTACTTCGACGTCACTTCCCACATCTACGGGCATAAGTTTGGCGGGTATCCTTCCTTCTGCCAGTCAGGCGTCGATCTTCATCCCTTTGAGTTCGTGTTTCAGGTGTCGTCAGACCCCAAGATTCAACTGAACGTGATCGACAACGGGAGCCTCACTTTCTGGCGCCACCCTGAGTTGGGAACTTGGAAGTTATACTACGACTTTTACTAG